CGCCGCTATGCAATACTGCTTCCAACGATGCTTGTTAAGCCACGAATTCCAGCGGCCCCTAGTGAAAACATTGATGTACTCGATGATAAGCATCATAATGAAAACAAAACACGTTATCTCCAAGGTCTCTTTGATAATGCTTATCATATAACAGCTAACTCATATTGATATTTAAGATAATCTAGACTACCATAAGAAGTGCTTTTTGGACAAGAAAGGTAAGATATTACGTGCTACGGCGTAAAGGCCTGAAAGTAAACAAAATAAAGGCAGGCGGAGGCTCCCGATGATACAAAGTATTACTTTAAAAAATTATATGTCGCATAAGGAGACGTCATTAGACCTCGCCAAAGGTCTTACCGTCCTTGTCGGACCCAACAATTGCGGAAAATCTGCCGTAGTCTCGGCGATACAATCCCTATGCTACAACAGCAGTGGATCGTATATGGTGCGTCATGGTGAGAAAGAAGCCAGCGTCACCGTCGACACCTCCGAAGGCGATACCATAACATGGCGGCGTAAAGGCGCTGCAGTAAGCTACAACATCAACGAAAAACGCTTCGATCGCTGCCGCGGCGACGTCCCTGCAGGCCTCCACGATATCTTAAGGCTTCCACAGGTGTCTTCGGAAAAAAGAGACTTCGATATACACTTCGGCAAGCAAAAAACACCACTGTTCCTTATCGATGAGCCAGGAAGTAAGGCGGCGAGCTTCTTCGCGAGCTCTTCCGACGCTTATAAACTTCTAGAGATGCAAAATAACCACCGCGACAACGTCCGTGATGCACGCCGCGACGAACGCCGCCTGTATTCTGATGTAGAAGCTCTAAATACTACCATCGCACTGCTAGAGCCAATAGACCCTATCGATGACGATATAGAAAGCATAGAAAAAGAATATGACACCATCACCACCGAAGAACGCGCTATAGCGATGCTGAAAGACGAGATAACATCACTAGAAGAATCGTATGGCATAGCAGCATATCGTAAAGATATTGACAACACACTAGAATACCTCAAAACTATGCCAGCCTTCGAAGATGAAGAAGGAACACAGGCTTTGATCGAAGAGATGTCCCTTATAAATAACAAAACGCTCTATAACGACGCGCTAAAAGCTATCCTCGCAACAACAAAACCTCCTCAGCAACTACAGGACAGCAATACCGTCGAAGACGAGATATCAGCACTGATGACAGTAAAAGAAAGCCTTCGCCATTGCCGCGCTATAGCAGAAGATTGTGATGCTAAGATCGGAGAATCGAAAGAATCAATACAGCAGTGGGTAAAAGATAACCCGCAATGCCCAACGTGCGGCGCAGAAACCGACATCACAACGGTGATACACGGAGGGTGCCATGGCTAAAAAACAATACTCAGGACTGTTCTTCATCGGCGATCAGCACCTCGCAAGCAGAGTGCCAGGATTCAGAAAAGACCACTACCCAACGACAGCATTATCAAAACTGCGATGGTGCCTGGAATACGCCAATAAAAATGACCTCGTGCCAATACTCCTAGGAGACCTGTTCCATTGGCCACGAGATAACGCCAACTGGCTAGTAGGCGATATCATCGCTATGATTAAAAACCCCGTCCTCGCAATAGCAGGGAATCACGACTGCTACGAAAATGACCTCGGCGATGATGACTCCCTTATGCTCCTAGTAAAAGCAGGGAAAATACAGATCCTTACAGAAAAATCCCCATGGCATGGCGTCGTCAACGAAAAAAACGTCGTAATAGGAGGAGCCTCTTTTAAAGAAAGCCTCCCAACAAAATATGACGCCGAAGGAAGCCTCGTCTTCTGGGTAGCACACCACGAGATAAGAGTGCCAGGATACCTCGATGGCGGAAATATCACCCCTTACGATATCCCAGGCGTCGATGCCGTAATAAACGGACATATCCATCGCCAGCTTAAACCCTTCGAAAAAGGGACGACAGCATGGCTTACACCAGGAAGTATAGTAAGGATACGACGCGATGACGCCAATAAAGCAAAAAAACCTGCAGCACTAAGGATCGATGTCACAGAAAAAGGTTGGGAAACGTCTACAATAGAAATCCCACATAAACCCTACGAAGAAGTCTTCTACGAACAAGTCGTAGAAGAAAATCCGGAAAATGATGAGTCGCTCTTCGTAAAAGGCCTCGCAGAACTAGAAGCCCGAAGGACAGAGACAGGAGAGGGGATACGCGACTTCGTAGAAGATAACATCAAAGGATGCTCCAAAGATGTCGCACGAGAGATACACAAACTATTAGAAGAGGTATTATAACCATGATAGTCGCAGAGAAAACACAAGATATCAAAACGCTGACAAAACGTTACGAGAAATTCCGCGAAGCGAAGATCCGTGCAGAAGAGCAAGGTAAAGCAGCGACACATAGATCAGAAGAGCTTAAAACGTATGCCGACGAGAAATATGGCACTCACGACATCGAAGAACTTAAAAAGATATTGAAAGAAAGATCCGACGCCAACGAAAAACATAAGAACGACTACCAAAAACACCTCGACGATATCGAGAAAAAACTGCAAGACATAGAAATAAGCTACAAGGAAGAACGATGATAACATCGCCACAACGCCTCCGCACACGGATAGATATGCTTAAAGCATACCGTACGAAAGACACTGAAACGCGCGACAAAGCACAACGCAACCTCGAAGGCATAAAAAAATATCTTGAAATATCAGAAGATGTTACAGCTACGCTAGAAACTCTCAGCGATAAACTCTTCGAGACGACAGTGAAAATCTTGGAAGATAAACTTACAATAGCATTGCAAGAAATACTAGAACAGCCGATAACATTGAAAACAGAACGCTCACTGAAACGTAACATCCCAAGCTTGGAGTTCTTCGTCGAACGTGAAGGCAGACGCGAAGATATCATGAAAGGACAAGGAGGTTCCGTAGCGAATATCCTTTCAGTAGGACTTCGTATGCTCGCCCTTACAACACTAGACCCAAAAAAACATAGACGCTTCCTCGTCCTAGACGAACAAGATTGCTGGTTGCAGCCAGAACTGGTGCCGCGCCTAGTGAAAATAGTACAACAGGCAGGGAAAGAACTGGGATTTCAGGTCGTGATGATAAGCCACCACGATGTCTCGGCTTTCGAACAACACGCCGACAGAATATATACCATGACACCATCGCCAGAAGGTGTTATAATTAAACAAAATGATGAGTTTCACTACAAAGAAATAGCTGAAAAGGAGTAGGAAAAAATAAGGACTTTTTACCACAGAGGACACAGAGGACACAGAGAAAAAGGTTGCCGGGCTAGGGGTTTCACCCCTAGAACCCCGAGGATGTTCTTTTGTCTTTTGGAGGATTGGGGGTCTGGGGGAGAATTCCCCAGCCAGATTGTTTTTTTCTCCGTGTTCTTTGTGTTCTCTGTGGTAGAAAGTTCTATTCTGAGATTCTTCAGCGCTATAAGTTACTTTCTGTGTCTTTGTGGTAAAATTATATAAGGATGAATATGAGAATAACAAAGATAATAACAAATATAGTATATAGCACAGGGCTGTGTGTCCTCCTGATAACAACATTGCCGAAATATATATATCGTATCTTCGTACATAAAAAATATCGAAAAAGCCTGAAAAAACGCCTGGGAATACAGTTCCCTAAAATAGAAAAACAAGGACGTAAACTCATATGGATACACGCCGTATCAGTAGGAGAAACAAGAGCAGTAGTTCCGCTAGTGAAAAAACTCATGGAGCAAGATGATAAGCCGATAATAATACTGTCATGCACAACAGAGACAGGATACGCCGAAGGCGAAAGGTCGCTGCCAGACGTCGACTACCACGTATACCTTCCCTTCGACGTAGGCTTTATAATACGACCAATAGTACGACGATGCAAGCCCGACACCGTAATAATGGTAGAAACAGATTTCTGGTATAACTTCCTCGACGAAGCAAAGAAAAATGGCGCCACAATAGCAATAGCTAACGGTAAAATCTCAAAGAAATCACAACATAGACACCAGGCATGCGGGTTCCTTAGCAAAGAATTCTTCGACGTCTTCGATATCTTCTGCATACAAAGCGAAACATACCGACGACGCTTCAAAAAACTAAATATACCACAGAAAAAACTCATCGTAACAGGGAACCTTAAACTCGAAAGTACATATAAAAAACTTTCCACAAAAGAACTCGCGTCATGGCGAGAAAAACTCCATATCACAGAAAATAGACCAGTAGTAGTTATAGGGTCAACACACGACCCAGAAGAGAAAATCCTCCTCAACGCAATAAAAACACTGCGACAGTCAATACCTAACGTATACACAATAATAGTGCCACGACACCCAGAAAGATTCGACGACGTCACGGAAATCCTAAAAGATAACAAAGAAAACTTCGTAAGATATACCAATAAAAAGGATATCACAGGAAATGAAGACGTCATCCTCGTAGATGCTATGGGACTCCTAAGGAAATGCTACCAGCTAGCAGACGTCGCCATCGTAGGAGGAAGCTTCACAGAAGACGTCGGAGGACATAATATCCTAGAACCCTCATGGTACGGCATACCAGTAATATGCGGGCCATTCATGTTCTCACAGCCAGACTTCCTGGCAATAATGAAAGAATATAACGCAGGAATACAGACGACAGAAGAAGATATCGCCACGACATTAAAAGAACTGCTCCTCAACGAAGATAAAAGGAAGTCCCTAGGCGACGCAGGACGACGACTGTGGCAAGAACAAAGCGGCGCAGTAGCAAAGACATTGCAAGCACTTTTCAATGAACAATGATCAATGAACAATAAACAATGAACAAGGTAAAAAACTTACTTTTATTGATAACTGATAACTGATAACTGATAATTGAAAAGGCTCCGTGGTAGTATATTCCGGATTTTTATATTATCTTTATGCCTATCACTTACCTTGCGCAACACCCACAATATAGAGAGCTTTATCTTTTTCTCTCTCTAACAAGAATTTTCGC
This DNA window, taken from Waddliaceae bacterium, encodes the following:
- a CDS encoding DNA repair protein → MITSPQRLRTRIDMLKAYRTKDTETRDKAQRNLEGIKKYLEISEDVTATLETLSDKLFETTVKILEDKLTIALQEILEQPITLKTERSLKRNIPSLEFFVEREGRREDIMKGQGGSVANILSVGLRMLALTTLDPKKHRRFLVLDEQDCWLQPELVPRLVKIVQQAGKELGFQVVMISHHDVSAFEQHADRIYTMTPSPEGVIIKQNDEFHYKEIAEKE
- a CDS encoding 3-deoxy-D-manno-octulosonic acid transferase; this encodes MRITKIITNIVYSTGLCVLLITTLPKYIYRIFVHKKYRKSLKKRLGIQFPKIEKQGRKLIWIHAVSVGETRAVVPLVKKLMEQDDKPIIILSCTTETGYAEGERSLPDVDYHVYLPFDVGFIIRPIVRRCKPDTVIMVETDFWYNFLDEAKKNGATIAIANGKISKKSQHRHQACGFLSKEFFDVFDIFCIQSETYRRRFKKLNIPQKKLIVTGNLKLESTYKKLSTKELASWREKLHITENRPVVVIGSTHDPEEKILLNAIKTLRQSIPNVYTIIVPRHPERFDDVTEILKDNKENFVRYTNKKDITGNEDVILVDAMGLLRKCYQLADVAIVGGSFTEDVGGHNILEPSWYGIPVICGPFMFSQPDFLAIMKEYNAGIQTTEEDIATTLKELLLNEDKRKSLGDAGRRLWQEQSGAVAKTLQALFNEQ
- a CDS encoding AAA family ATPase; the encoded protein is MIQSITLKNYMSHKETSLDLAKGLTVLVGPNNCGKSAVVSAIQSLCYNSSGSYMVRHGEKEASVTVDTSEGDTITWRRKGAAVSYNINEKRFDRCRGDVPAGLHDILRLPQVSSEKRDFDIHFGKQKTPLFLIDEPGSKAASFFASSSDAYKLLEMQNNHRDNVRDARRDERRLYSDVEALNTTIALLEPIDPIDDDIESIEKEYDTITTEERAIAMLKDEITSLEESYGIAAYRKDIDNTLEYLKTMPAFEDEEGTQALIEEMSLINNKTLYNDALKAILATTKPPQQLQDSNTVEDEISALMTVKESLRHCRAIAEDCDAKIGESKESIQQWVKDNPQCPTCGAETDITTVIHGGCHG
- a CDS encoding metallophosphoesterase, coding for MAKKQYSGLFFIGDQHLASRVPGFRKDHYPTTALSKLRWCLEYANKNDLVPILLGDLFHWPRDNANWLVGDIIAMIKNPVLAIAGNHDCYENDLGDDDSLMLLVKAGKIQILTEKSPWHGVVNEKNVVIGGASFKESLPTKYDAEGSLVFWVAHHEIRVPGYLDGGNITPYDIPGVDAVINGHIHRQLKPFEKGTTAWLTPGSIVRIRRDDANKAKKPAALRIDVTEKGWETSTIEIPHKPYEEVFYEQVVEENPENDESLFVKGLAELEARRTETGEGIRDFVEDNIKGCSKDVAREIHKLLEEVL